Proteins encoded in a region of the Paenibacillus sp. E222 genome:
- a CDS encoding S-layer homology domain-containing protein translates to MNVAVLGDFNDFQFSKTLNIVEGNELDNLVNKLPENKRYSYIYDGNSQTLDHILVSKNLSKTAAIEAVHVNADFEDSHGRVSDHDPLLAQLSIGSTAEEGDFNLRVLHTNDTHAHLDNIPRRVTAIKETRNDNTLVLDAGDVFSGTLYFNLFNGLADLEFMNMIGYDAMTFGNHEFDKGPSVLKTFIEQAEFPFVSANIDYTKDASLGSLYNSTIGNPGENSQIYPAIITEVNGEKVGIFGLTTPDTVSLSSPGDDLKFKDYKASAQATVNMLQDEGINKIIALTHLGYSEDLKLAEAVEGIDIVVGGHSHTILNKPVVVDTHTDPTLVVQTGEYDVSLGQLDVTFNEAGVLKTWNGKLLNLDAKDATGKYVYTDDPNAKAKLATYAKPLEEFRKTVIGKTNVFLDGERNSVRKKETNLGNFVTDGMLEKVKSIVKENDVKGYVAIQNGGGIRESFKQGDITLGDLLAVMPYGNNLSALKMTGKEITAALENGVSGVETGEGRFPQVSGMRFYYDSTKPGEKVDAISNTVTQVGQRVLKVQIKNANGTYTDIDPNGYYIVATNSFMANGGDFYRSMRAAKNDNRYYELNLVDYEVFHEHLDRVGTVNQTTEGRSTDLKGAPLPGDGNGGNPGNGGGNNGSNPGSGNSGGGTTTPTTPVTPTDPTPPNTPTTPSVPGNGNGGGTIPTNPGVILKDIGNHWAAAAIEQAISRGIVNGYQDGNFRPNAPATRAEFIVMLARAFELPASSKALTFKDASKIPAWAQSFIAQAVEQGIISGYTDETFRAFGKVSRVEMTVMLVRALGLPVESNATLTFADANKISAWAVPYIAAAYDAGLVKGTGKNLFNPLSEATRAEVVTLLMSASEFQAK, encoded by the coding sequence GTGAATGTCGCTGTTCTTGGCGACTTCAATGACTTCCAGTTCTCCAAAACATTGAATATTGTTGAAGGTAATGAACTGGACAATCTGGTAAACAAGCTGCCAGAGAACAAGCGTTATTCCTACATCTATGACGGAAACTCTCAGACACTGGATCACATTCTGGTGAGCAAAAATCTGTCCAAAACTGCGGCGATCGAAGCAGTTCATGTGAATGCTGATTTCGAAGATTCCCATGGTCGGGTCAGTGACCATGATCCGCTGCTCGCGCAGCTGAGCATTGGAAGCACGGCAGAAGAGGGAGACTTCAACCTGCGTGTATTGCACACCAATGATACGCACGCGCATTTGGATAACATCCCGCGCCGCGTAACAGCGATTAAGGAAACACGTAATGATAACACCCTGGTGCTGGATGCAGGGGACGTATTCTCGGGTACATTGTACTTTAACCTCTTTAACGGTCTGGCGGATCTGGAGTTCATGAACATGATCGGATACGATGCCATGACCTTTGGAAACCATGAGTTTGATAAAGGCCCAAGCGTACTCAAGACATTTATTGAACAAGCAGAATTCCCATTTGTGAGTGCCAATATTGACTATACCAAGGATGCGAGTTTGGGTAGCTTGTACAACAGTACTATCGGAAATCCAGGCGAGAATTCCCAAATCTATCCGGCTATTATCACGGAAGTAAACGGCGAGAAAGTCGGAATCTTTGGCTTGACGACACCGGATACCGTATCCCTGTCATCACCGGGAGATGATCTGAAGTTTAAGGATTACAAAGCAAGTGCTCAGGCGACAGTGAACATGCTGCAAGATGAAGGTATCAACAAAATTATCGCGCTGACGCATTTGGGTTACTCGGAAGACCTGAAACTGGCAGAAGCGGTAGAAGGCATCGACATCGTAGTAGGTGGTCATTCACACACCATTCTGAACAAACCGGTGGTTGTAGATACACACACCGATCCTACGCTGGTCGTACAGACAGGAGAATATGACGTTTCCCTGGGTCAACTGGATGTCACGTTCAACGAAGCAGGCGTACTGAAAACATGGAACGGCAAATTGCTGAACCTGGATGCGAAGGATGCCACCGGTAAGTATGTTTACACAGATGATCCGAATGCAAAAGCGAAGCTGGCAACCTATGCGAAACCTCTGGAAGAGTTCAGAAAAACAGTTATCGGTAAAACGAATGTATTCCTGGACGGAGAACGTAACAGTGTTCGTAAAAAAGAAACGAATCTAGGAAACTTCGTGACAGACGGCATGCTGGAGAAAGTGAAATCCATTGTTAAGGAAAACGATGTCAAAGGATATGTCGCCATCCAAAATGGTGGAGGCATTCGGGAATCGTTCAAGCAGGGAGATATTACCCTGGGCGACCTGCTGGCCGTAATGCCATACGGCAACAACCTGTCTGCGCTGAAAATGACAGGTAAGGAAATTACGGCTGCGCTGGAAAATGGTGTGAGCGGCGTGGAAACAGGAGAAGGGCGCTTCCCGCAAGTTTCAGGCATGCGTTTCTACTACGATTCCACGAAGCCGGGAGAGAAAGTTGATGCCATATCTAATACGGTGACCCAAGTCGGTCAACGCGTACTCAAAGTACAGATTAAGAATGCCAATGGTACGTACACGGATATCGATCCAAACGGATACTACATCGTAGCGACGAACTCGTTTATGGCTAACGGTGGAGACTTTTATCGTTCCATGAGAGCGGCGAAGAATGACAACCGGTACTATGAACTGAATCTGGTCGATTATGAAGTCTTCCATGAACATCTGGACCGGGTAGGTACGGTAAATCAGACAACGGAAGGACGTAGTACCGATCTGAAGGGAGCTCCACTTCCGGGTGATGGGAATGGAGGCAACCCTGGTAATGGCGGTGGAAATAATGGAAGTAATCCGGGCAGTGGTAATAGTGGTGGAGGTACAACGACACCAACCACACCTGTAACACCAACGGATCCAACCCCGCCGAACACGCCTACAACTCCTTCCGTCCCTGGTAATGGGAATGGTGGCGGTACTATACCAACCAATCCGGGTGTGATTTTGAAAGATATCGGCAATCACTGGGCGGCAGCTGCCATTGAGCAGGCCATTTCCCGGGGAATTGTAAATGGATATCAGGACGGTAACTTCCGTCCAAATGCACCGGCGACTCGAGCCGAGTTCATTGTAATGCTGGCAAGAGCATTTGAACTTCCGGCCAGCAGCAAGGCGTTGACGTTTAAGGATGCCTCCAAAATTCCAGCATGGGCACAATCCTTTATTGCTCAAGCTGTAGAACAAGGGATCATTAGTGGCTATACGGATGAGACGTTCCGTGCATTTGGCAAAGTATCCCGTGTAGAGATGACGGTTATGCTCGTAAGAGCACTCGGACTTCCAGTTGAATCGAATGCCACATTAACCTTTGCAGATGCAAATAAAATATCTGCATGGGCCGTGCCTTATATCGCGGCTGCATATGATGCAGGGCTGGTGAAAGGCACAGGCAAAAACTTGTTTAACCCGCTCTCTGAAGCAACTCGTGCTGAAGTTGTAACGCTGTTGATGTCAGCGAGTGAGTTTCAGGCGAAGTAA